Proteins encoded by one window of Methanomassiliicoccaceae archaeon:
- a CDS encoding bifunctional precorrin-2 dehydrogenase/sirohydrochlorin ferrochelatase, translated as MSEGGRMVPVFLVPAGRKIVVFGGGNVSLRKCRHFDGFRIKVIAEEMLPEIAAVAETFVRSTVTAENAGSFMDGAEMVIAATSSKALNGTIRDIAMEKGIPVNSAHGGGDVLIPSTLRRGGFTVAVSSEGRAPSFPPYVMTQIDNFLDNSYEKMLVLLVKLRPSVMEQIKSQPERAEALERIINDSDIWNLLRSGDEEGAFYAAKKEGGLK; from the coding sequence ATGTCAGAAGGCGGCAGGATGGTCCCTGTGTTCCTGGTCCCGGCCGGACGGAAGATAGTGGTGTTCGGCGGAGGCAACGTATCGCTGAGGAAATGCAGGCATTTCGACGGGTTCAGGATAAAGGTCATAGCCGAGGAGATGCTCCCTGAGATAGCCGCGGTTGCGGAGACTTTCGTCAGGTCCACCGTTACAGCGGAAAATGCAGGGTCATTCATGGACGGCGCAGAAATGGTGATCGCCGCAACAAGTTCAAAGGCCCTTAACGGGACGATACGGGACATTGCCATGGAAAAAGGCATTCCGGTGAACTCCGCCCACGGCGGAGGAGATGTCCTTATACCTTCTACACTGCGCAGGGGAGGTTTCACCGTTGCCGTGTCGTCAGAGGGACGCGCCCCCTCATTTCCACCCTATGTAATGACCCAGATTGATAATTTTCTTGACAATTCATATGAAAAGATGCTCGTACTGCTTGTAAAACTGAGGCCCTCGGTCATGGAGCAGATAAAATCACAGCCGGAAAGGGCCGAAGCGTTGGAACGAATTATCAACGACTCGGACATATGGAATCTGTTGCGTTCGGGCGATGAGGAAGGAGCATTTTATGCTGCCAAGAAAGAAGGAGGCCTGAAATGA
- the hemA gene encoding glutamyl-tRNA reductase: MIVSLHATHESADGTECLHDIVPKLGNGISSMISNISSVQEYVIISTCNRFELYAATDDNEDAVEEFLGMIRKIFPYDTRKMTYILEDADSIGHLFRVVCGLDSLIVGENEIQHQIKMAYAKAREEGHVGKIMSHLFDRTLAVGKRVRSETALNKGAVSVGSAAVELATRKLGTLDGKNITILGAGDTATVIAKNLIGKNPNTIFVSNRTFERANELAAALNGVAIPMSRRIEAMEFSDLVLVATSAPHAVLRREHVEEVMSRRSDKRLLIIDVSLPRNVSEDVAEVANVELDTMDSLERIAMENANRRRNEVNEAEKILGQELAKIDAEQREHDADEVIRMISLKLSGIRDGELETAISRSKCIDTRKVLDDMSRALVNKITAEVYRNLRKASRNGRGDICDTVAELFGVNENVSKCAHEKDEEEQESKRPHSRDKAAPGRVRAADIL, translated from the coding sequence ATGATTGTGAGCCTTCATGCCACCCACGAATCTGCGGACGGCACAGAATGCCTGCACGACATAGTCCCGAAACTCGGAAACGGGATCAGCTCTATGATTTCGAACATATCGTCAGTGCAGGAGTATGTAATAATCAGTACATGCAACCGATTCGAATTATACGCAGCGACGGATGATAACGAGGACGCGGTCGAAGAATTTCTCGGGATGATACGGAAGATCTTCCCCTACGACACCAGGAAAATGACATATATATTGGAGGACGCGGACAGTATCGGCCATCTGTTCAGGGTCGTCTGCGGACTCGACTCGCTCATTGTGGGCGAGAACGAGATACAGCACCAGATCAAGATGGCCTATGCTAAGGCGAGAGAGGAAGGCCACGTTGGAAAAATAATGTCTCATCTTTTCGACCGCACCCTCGCGGTCGGCAAGCGCGTAAGGTCAGAGACGGCCCTGAACAAGGGCGCCGTATCTGTCGGTTCGGCGGCGGTGGAGCTCGCCACAAGAAAATTGGGCACTCTGGACGGAAAAAACATAACTATCCTGGGGGCCGGGGATACGGCGACGGTGATAGCAAAAAATCTAATCGGGAAGAACCCCAATACAATATTCGTTTCAAACAGGACATTCGAGCGCGCCAACGAACTGGCCGCGGCACTCAACGGCGTGGCCATACCCATGAGCCGCAGGATAGAAGCGATGGAGTTCAGCGACCTCGTGCTAGTCGCAACCTCTGCACCGCATGCGGTGTTGAGACGCGAGCACGTAGAGGAGGTAATGTCGCGCCGTTCCGATAAAAGGCTGTTGATCATCGACGTATCGCTCCCAAGGAACGTGTCGGAGGACGTGGCCGAAGTGGCAAATGTCGAACTGGACACCATGGATTCCCTGGAACGCATAGCAATGGAGAACGCCAACAGGCGCAGGAACGAGGTTAACGAAGCCGAGAAGATCTTAGGGCAAGAGCTTGCAAAGATCGATGCGGAGCAGAGGGAGCACGATGCCGATGAAGTTATCCGCATGATAAGCCTCAAGCTTTCCGGTATCCGTGACGGGGAGCTCGAAACCGCAATATCCAGGTCTAAATGTATCGATACCCGCAAGGTCCTTGACGATATGTCTAGGGCGCTGGTAAACAAAATAACCGCTGAGGTGTATCGCAACCTCAGGAAAGCGTCGAGGAACGGCCGCGGGGATATCTGCGACACCGTTGCTGAACTGTTCGGAGTAAATGAAAATGTATCCAAATGTGCGCATGAGAAGGATGAGGAAGAACAAGAGAGTAAGAGACCTCACAGCAGAGACAAGGCTGCACCAGGACGAGTTCGTGCTGCCGATATTCTTTGA
- the hemB gene encoding porphobilinogen synthase translates to MRKNKRVRDLTAETRLHQDEFVLPIFFDEKLSKVKINDSMPGVRTFPLGGYDGIASGIQSSGVNSVLVFGVPAEKDPQGSGAYAVDGVVQKAICGIKENSDILVIADLCLCEYTDHGHCGILDKSGWVKNDETLELYAKTAVSQAAAGADIIAPSGMMDGQISAIRTALDDAGFKEIPIMAYSAKFYSAYYGPFRDVACSAPGHGDRAGYQMPCGNRKEAIREIELDIEEGADIIMVKPAGPYLDIVRDAAEMFDLPLAAYQVSGEYAMIKAAARNGWIDEDRVMMESLLGIKRAGADIIITYFAEEAARKLI, encoded by the coding sequence ATGAGGAAGAACAAGAGAGTAAGAGACCTCACAGCAGAGACAAGGCTGCACCAGGACGAGTTCGTGCTGCCGATATTCTTTGACGAGAAACTATCCAAAGTGAAGATCAACGACTCGATGCCCGGTGTCAGGACGTTCCCGCTTGGCGGATATGACGGAATTGCGTCCGGAATACAGAGTTCAGGTGTCAACTCTGTTCTGGTTTTCGGAGTCCCTGCCGAGAAAGACCCCCAAGGTTCGGGCGCTTACGCCGTGGATGGCGTGGTCCAGAAAGCCATATGCGGGATCAAGGAGAATTCGGACATTCTCGTGATAGCAGACCTTTGCTTATGCGAGTACACAGACCACGGTCACTGCGGCATTTTGGATAAAAGCGGCTGGGTGAAGAACGACGAGACTTTGGAACTTTATGCCAAAACCGCAGTTTCGCAGGCCGCCGCCGGTGCGGACATCATAGCCCCCAGCGGAATGATGGACGGCCAGATATCCGCTATCCGTACAGCACTTGACGATGCCGGGTTCAAAGAAATTCCGATAATGGCGTACAGCGCAAAATTCTACAGTGCGTATTACGGCCCCTTCAGAGACGTGGCATGCAGCGCGCCCGGCCACGGGGACCGCGCCGGATACCAGATGCCCTGCGGTAACAGGAAGGAAGCGATCAGGGAGATAGAGCTCGATATCGAGGAAGGCGCAGACATCATAATGGTAAAGCCGGCCGGGCCGTATCTCGACATCGTACGCGACGCGGCCGAAATGTTCGATCTCCCGCTGGCCGCTTACCAGGTATCGGGCGAGTATGCCATGATAAAAGCGGCCGCAAGGAATGGCTGGATAGATGAGGACCGTGTGATGATGGAATCCCTTCTCGGAATAAAGCGGGCAGGTGCAGATATAATCATCACATATTTTGCAGAGGAAGCAGCGAGGAAATTGATTTGA